A genomic stretch from Sulfurimonas sediminis includes:
- a CDS encoding RluA family pseudouridine synthase, translating into MPFVRKRMFAPKKQKAFLYLIQELGYTQKEAQRLIAKGRLFVNDTPMTRTAGEIEGEFEFIYFEPITKGLEPTYEEEEFVVFDKPSGVLIHPQNRYTPYSLIDELKYQYGRDANITHRIDQETSGLVLCAKNKQSERDIKMMFEHRDMKKKYLAFVHGYFDKELTVEEPLLRAEDESAIVRMVVKVDEKGKASKTVFKPLEYFPKLNMTLVECLPYTGRQHQIRVHLFHVKHPIVGDPIYGQSEENIVKFLDRELSEDQRIENSGAKRLLLHASELAFHLYEKPYSIKSKVDFLKICLLHVM; encoded by the coding sequence TTGCCATTCGTAAGAAAGAGAATGTTTGCACCAAAAAAACAAAAAGCATTTTTATATTTAATTCAAGAACTAGGGTACACCCAAAAAGAGGCACAGCGTCTCATCGCAAAAGGCAGGCTTTTTGTCAACGACACGCCAATGACAAGAACTGCCGGTGAAATAGAAGGCGAATTTGAATTTATTTATTTTGAACCGATAACAAAAGGTCTGGAACCTACATACGAAGAAGAAGAGTTTGTTGTTTTTGACAAGCCGAGTGGTGTGCTTATTCATCCTCAAAACAGATACACGCCCTACTCTCTTATAGATGAATTAAAATACCAATACGGCAGAGATGCAAATATTACACACAGAATTGATCAAGAGACAAGTGGACTCGTTTTGTGCGCAAAAAACAAACAAAGCGAAAGAGACATTAAAATGATGTTTGAACACAGAGATATGAAAAAAAAATATCTGGCATTCGTGCATGGTTACTTTGATAAAGAACTTACTGTTGAAGAACCTCTCTTAAGAGCAGAAGATGAAAGTGCGATTGTTCGTATGGTTGTGAAAGTAGATGAAAAAGGAAAAGCTTCCAAAACAGTTTTTAAACCATTGGAGTATTTTCCAAAATTAAATATGACACTTGTGGAGTGTCTGCCATATACCGGAAGACAGCATCAAATACGTGTCCACTTGTTTCACGTGAAACATCCTATTGTCGGTGATCCTATTTATGGACAGAGTGAAGAGAATATTGTTAAATTTTTAGACAGAGAGTTGTCTGAAGATCAGAGGATAGAAAACAGTGGAGCAAAACGTTTACTGTTACATGCCAGTGAACTTGCATTTCATTTATATGAGAAACCTTACAGCATAAAAAGCAAGGTAGATTTCTTAAAGATATGTTTATTACATGTAATGTGA
- the purB gene encoding adenylosuccinate lyase has product MVDRYSREEMASKWTYQAKYQAWLDVEIAVVKAWAKLGKIPQEDADKIVKNAKFDIKRIDEIEAVTRHDLIAFTTSVSESLGEESRWFHYGMTSSDTIDTAVALQMKESLALIIKDVKMIMESIKKRAMEHKMTLMVGRSHGIHGEPITFGLVLAVWYDEMARHLENLEQTMDVIAVGQVSGAMGNFAHAPLELEEYTCEELGLKPAPVSNQVVQRDRYARLATALALLASSIEKFAVQVRHWQRTEVYECEEYFAKGQKGSSAMPHKRNPILTENITGLARMIRAYANPAMENVALWHERDISHSSTERFWLPDAFITSDFMLHRMNNVIANLTVYPENMMKNLNLTGGLVFSQRVLLELPLQGVSREDAYRIVQRNAMKVWEEIQQGKPTVNENGESLYLNHLLADEELRNSLSEEVIRECFNYDYYTKNVDKIFARVFK; this is encoded by the coding sequence ATGGTAGATAGATATTCACGGGAAGAGATGGCATCAAAATGGACATACCAGGCAAAATACCAGGCATGGCTTGATGTTGAAATCGCTGTAGTAAAAGCTTGGGCAAAATTGGGAAAAATCCCTCAGGAAGATGCAGATAAAATTGTTAAGAATGCAAAGTTTGACATCAAACGCATAGATGAAATAGAAGCGGTAACACGCCATGATCTTATAGCATTTACAACTTCGGTATCAGAATCTCTCGGTGAAGAGAGCCGATGGTTTCATTATGGTATGACATCTTCAGATACTATTGATACAGCAGTTGCTCTTCAAATGAAAGAGTCACTCGCTTTAATCATAAAAGATGTGAAAATGATTATGGAGTCTATCAAAAAACGTGCCATGGAACACAAAATGACTTTAATGGTCGGACGTTCTCACGGTATACACGGAGAACCTATAACATTTGGTCTCGTGTTAGCTGTCTGGTATGATGAAATGGCTCGTCATCTCGAAAATCTTGAACAGACTATGGATGTTATAGCAGTCGGACAGGTAAGCGGTGCTATGGGTAACTTTGCACATGCTCCTTTGGAACTTGAAGAGTATACCTGTGAAGAACTCGGTCTTAAACCTGCTCCGGTTTCAAACCAGGTTGTACAACGTGACCGTTATGCAAGATTGGCAACTGCCTTGGCATTACTGGCAAGCTCTATAGAAAAATTTGCCGTTCAGGTTCGTCACTGGCAAAGAACAGAAGTCTATGAGTGTGAAGAGTATTTTGCAAAAGGGCAAAAAGGTTCTTCTGCAATGCCGCACAAACGTAACCCGATTCTGACAGAAAATATAACAGGACTTGCACGTATGATTAGAGCATATGCAAACCCTGCTATGGAAAATGTAGCTCTTTGGCATGAACGCGACATCTCCCACTCATCAACAGAACGTTTTTGGCTGCCTGATGCATTTATTACTAGTGACTTTATGCTTCACCGCATGAATAATGTTATCGCAAACCTGACTGTATACCCTGAAAATATGATGAAAAATCTCAACCTGACAGGCGGGCTTGTTTTTTCACAGCGTGTTTTACTTGAACTTCCTCTGCAGGGTGTGAGTCGTGAAGATGCCTACAGAATCGTACAAAGAAATGCCATGAAAGTCTGGGAAGAGATTCAACAGGGCAAACCTACTGTGAATGAAAATGGAGAGAGTCTCTATCTGAACCATTTGCTTGCTGATGAGGAATTAAGAAATTCACTCAGTGAAGAAGTAATCAGAGAATGTTTTAATTATGATTACTATACAAAAAATGTAGATAAAATATTTGCAAGAGTTTTTAAATAA
- the rlmN gene encoding 23S rRNA (adenine(2503)-C(2))-methyltransferase RlmN — translation MKSSLYDFTQKELTQLVKPSFRAKQIYGWLYHQYAQDFDTMKNIPKALKEELSEKYTINPMEIVRKEESSDGTIKYLLQLQDGKTVEAVWLKMKDEQVNENGEITQEAKYTICVSTQVGCKVGCSFCLTAKGGFTRDLTAGEIVAQVVTLKRDNKHKHNRKINIVYMGMGEPLDNLENLAQAIEIFKEEEGLAISAKRQTVSTSGLSNKIDKLGQMDLGIHIAISLHAVDDELRSELIPMNKAHNINSIIEAVKRFPIDTRKRVMFEYLVIKNKNDDLGSAKKLVKLLNGIKAKVNLIYFNPYPGTPYERPSCEDMIKFQEYLINHGLLSTIRDSKGIDISAACGQLKEKNQDEINS, via the coding sequence ATGAAATCTTCTTTATATGACTTCACACAAAAAGAACTGACACAGTTAGTCAAACCATCTTTTCGTGCCAAACAGATTTACGGTTGGCTCTATCATCAGTATGCACAGGATTTTGATACAATGAAAAACATCCCAAAAGCATTAAAAGAAGAACTGAGTGAAAAATATACCATCAATCCCATGGAAATCGTACGAAAAGAAGAGTCAAGCGACGGCACGATAAAATATCTTTTACAACTGCAGGACGGCAAGACTGTTGAGGCTGTCTGGCTTAAAATGAAAGATGAGCAAGTTAATGAAAATGGTGAAATAACACAAGAGGCAAAATATACAATCTGTGTTTCCACGCAGGTTGGCTGTAAAGTCGGTTGTAGTTTTTGTTTGACAGCCAAAGGCGGTTTTACCCGTGATTTGACTGCCGGAGAAATTGTTGCACAGGTAGTAACGCTCAAACGTGACAACAAACACAAACATAACAGAAAAATAAATATAGTATATATGGGAATGGGAGAACCTCTCGACAATCTTGAAAATCTTGCACAGGCTATAGAAATTTTTAAAGAAGAAGAGGGACTTGCCATTTCTGCAAAAAGACAAACAGTCAGTACAAGTGGTCTCAGTAACAAAATAGACAAACTCGGTCAAATGGATCTGGGTATACATATAGCCATATCACTCCATGCAGTTGATGATGAACTGCGCAGTGAACTTATTCCGATGAATAAAGCACATAACATCAACTCCATTATAGAAGCGGTAAAACGCTTTCCTATTGATACGCGCAAGCGTGTTATGTTTGAATACCTTGTGATTAAAAATAAAAATGATGATTTAGGCTCTGCAAAAAAACTTGTCAAGCTTCTGAACGGAATCAAAGCAAAGGTAAACCTTATCTATTTTAATCCCTACCCGGGCACACCGTATGAACGTCCTTCATGTGAAGATATGATAAAGTTTCAGGAATACCTGATAAACCATGGTCTGCTCTCTACCATACGTGATTCCAAAGGGATAGACATCAGTGCGGCATGCGGACAGTTAAAAGAAAAAAACCAAGATGAGATAAACAGTTAG